In Oryzias latipes chromosome 15, ASM223467v1, the sequence GCAAAGCATTAACCTTATAAGGAAAGACGCCGTCTTTAGCATCACAACTAAGAAActgacacattttcttcttttttttttaaagcgggTTTAAAGGAACAACTTTTGTAATTAGGAAATAAACATGatattttaaagtcatttctgtgtggacaatttgtgataaaaaaaagaaatcgttGACAAAAGAgttgcacaaaaacacatttattgatatttttgcaTTAACAAATATCTTtgttgttagaaaaaaaaagtacacagATGCTTTTACACTACACAGATTGAATTATTTGTGTTAGTATTCATTTCAGTCGAgtcatgtttttcaaaaatcagcATAATCTAAGATAAGGTATTTGCAATCATGCTAATAACTCATGGAATGAAGCGGGCCCTTAATATTTAAGGGAATGGACCAGTAATTTTGAACACTTCCATCACGGTCTTCACATAATTCTCATCCGGCTGTGGCTTCCTCTTACTGCCTGGCTGCAAAAACCTGCTGACCGCAGGAATTTTGATCATTCTGCCCTGAAAAGACTGAACAGAGACACAGTAAAATTCTCTGCAACAGCTCTCACTCACTCAGACTTTTTCAACACCACGGCTCTGTTTTTACCTTGACACTGGGAAAGTCGCCAAGGATCCCAGTAAACTTTTCCTCCAGCATCAGAGTGCATTCCAGCAGCAGCACATCTGCATAGCTTAGTTTACCTCCTACCAGGTAAACGGGTCCAGAGAGGGCCTGGAAGGATGTGCAGAGATGCAAGATGActaaaaatgtggatttttaaagaatgaatggggTTTCAAACCGTACCTTCTCAAACACAGGTAGGTAACGCTCTTTTGCTTTACTCTGAATGTTGTCCAGTTTTGGTTTTGGGTCAGCAACGAAGGgtaacatcatcatcatctccaTGAGATCTATCAATCCTTCTGCGTACATGTTGACCCTAAAGGGAAACGACAGGGTTCACTATTATGATCAGATGTGATCGTGAGAAATAGTCACTTATGAGGCGGTCAGAGGAGCGGCGCATACATTGCACGCTCTTTGATGTCTTTTCCATGGAGGTTGTACTTCTCTGCAATGTAATGCAGGATAGCTTTGGTCTGAACCAGTTTCATGCCATCAATCTCCACCAGGGGAACTTGCTGAAACATGAGTGATCCATCTGCAAAGAAAACAGCAAGTCATTCAGATGAGCGCTCCCTGCATTCACCTCAAAAATACCACTAACTGGTCACAAAGACAGGTTAAACCACTCAAAATGTGCTTTGTCTTATCCATCTACCTGCCTGCCTGGGCAGTCGCCCACCTGCAAATACAGGCTGAAGGTGACAGATAATACTAAGCCCCTCCCGCGCAGGTGAAAGAGTCCACTAATGCATGGAAAACAACTAACCATTGAGCAGTTTTTCATACTGGTCCCTCGACGTCAAATACATCTCATCAAACTGTGGAAAAGTCGCGACAAAGATAAGGTCAGCAcgtgcaataaaaaaataagtaagaGAGAGAGCACGGTCATTTACTTCAGCTTCCACCACTGTCAGGAGCCAGCGGATCGATTCCATCTTTCCCCTTCCATTAAAATAGTGCAGGACCGCTCTGTCAGACAtgactgtttcttttcttttgcaaacctgcagaaaaacaacacacacatttttgggACATAAGTGGGGACAATTAAAGGCCTACTAAAGTGAGTCTTGACCTTCTTACCTGTGC encodes:
- the gsta4 gene encoding glutathione S-transferase A4, whose protein sequence is MSDRAVLHYFNGRGKMESIRWLLTVVEAEFDEMYLTSRDQYEKLLNDGSLMFQQVPLVEIDGMKLVQTKAILHYIAEKYNLHGKDIKERAMVNMYAEGLIDLMEMMMMLPFVADPKPKLDNIQSKAKERYLPVFEKALSGPVYLVGGKLSYADVLLLECTLMLEEKFTGILGDFPSVKSFQGRMIKIPAVSRFLQPGSKRKPQPDENYVKTVMEVFKITGPFP